The segment GCGTTTCGTATATCGTCGTTCAACCGTATATACCAAAGTACGTATATACGGCAACTTAACGGTGCTTTTTTATCTGTTTTCCATCGACTGAAACGAGTCGGCCTCTCATGGTCTCGGGTGGTCGATAGAGTCGTGGAACGTTGATCCCTTAAGCTGATGAGCCGCGTATCGAATAAAATCAGGGAGTTGGGTCGCGATCCTCGTGCAACGTTTTAACGACACCGTGGATGTAGCGGAAGGAACGAGTGCAGCTCGGAGTAGGTCGTTTCACCGCGATCGTATAACGAATTATAATAGGGCACGAGGGTCGCGATCGAACGACCGCAAACAGCTGCGCGATCCTGCCGCTCTTTCTACTCGACTCTATTCTTTTATTGTTACGAGAGAAAGATAAGCGTACACGCCGTGTACAAATATTCCGCAACGTCGCAGAACATGcatgtaaaattatactaCGGACGAGACTTCTATCGTTTTATTATGGTAACGCCGGTACGCCTTCTTCGTATCATTACGTGGTTATTTCGccgtcttcttttttttttttttattttctttttccttttttttcttgtcaTTTTAAACGACAGTTTCGCACACCTCGTTCCCGTACCTCTCGTTTCGACGTACagttctttcgtttctcgatACGCGGTGTACGTGGGCACGTGAActcttatatacatttacttACCCTTTGCTTCACCATCGaactataatatttaagcTGCTGGTAGGTAGAGTCGACTGGCGAATGAGCGATAAATTTGAAGAGGAATGCgcaaatatacatgtatatatgatctATACGTTGCCTGTCGTCTATGAGGTACCGAGAAAACAAACATTGATTCTCGGCTCCCTCCGACGAGAttcaatatttgtatttcccCGATGAAAGTGTATCATCGCGCATCAATCAAGAAGAACAAACGCTTGCCAAAATGTACATCGTACGATCTCGATCTTGTCGTTTACGAGCTTCCACTCTACGCGCCTTCCAGCCCGCTAATTCTTTTTACCCTCCGCCTATTTCTCTCGATAATTACAAAACAACCGCTTGTTAGCCCAACAAAACGTTGCCCAAACGAGTATACCCGGAACAACGGCGAAGAATTAACGACTCtcgttcgaagaaaaattagcTTTCCCGTGAAAAGAATTATAAACTTCGCGGAAATCAATATTATCGACGGTAATTCCTGCGCGAATAGTCGAAGAGAGAAACGTCGATTTGTAGCCGATATCGCAATCGGCGCGGACCCGCGCAACCTATAATTTGCCttcggtaaaaaaaaaaaaaaagaaaaaaagaagaaaagaaagaaaatcgcCGCTTGTTCAACGTCCGAAACGTTGCAGATCGGGATACGACGCTTCGATCTTTGTTGAAAAAGCGTATCGTGGTTGCTCGATTATGTTACGAACGTCGTAGACGTTATAGACGTGCATCGGATTCCGTTCAGCTATTTCCTATTACCCCAGCGTCAGACCATCGTAAACGCGTAAGGAAATAACATTCTATATACGACGCATGGTACAACGCGCAAACGATGTTAGACATCTGGCTAATTGGCTTACATCGGTCAACCACGCGTTGATTCGACCAGTGAATCGATCCTGTTGGAAATCGGCGACACGGTCTGCGACACGGGTTTCAACGAACAGAAACGCCAAGTCCACGataacgtagaattacggACAGCAGAAAATTCCAGACGTTCCGCATTTATCCGCAAATCTAATCGGCGATGAACGCACAGACGAGAAATCGAATTAATTTGATTTGCCGATGATCGAACTCCGTCAGACTCGTAATATCGTCAACATGCGAATTAAATGAAAACGAAGCGGCACAAAGGGAAAATACGAAAGGAGGAGGGATTTAGCAGGGATGGAAATGGAGATAAATTAAGGCCAGAATGGCGATACAGTTCGAAGTTGCTGTAAATTGCTCGATCCGGAAtatatcgttaattatatTCCAAGTAATTATCAACTTGTTGATTGTCGTTATTTCTCGATAAAACGGGATAAATGTTTACGCTATGTTTACTATATCGGGTAATTACGTTTCCACGGTTATACGACCTAATTGGAAATCGTTGGCTCGCGATGACGTCGCCTTGCATCGTCTTGCGTCGTTCAAATATTTCCGATACCGTATGCAAACCACGCAACACGCCACGAAGAATACGTCGCGATCGTTGAGCAACGAACTTTCGTGGTTGGCTGATAGAAAGTGAAACTGCGCGTAGCGTCGGCTCGCGATGCGGCGTTTAAGTAGGAAAACCGGCGACGAGAAATATTCGTGGAAACGTTTCGACGAGAAATTCAGACGTTATAAAACGCCGCCTGTATAGAGTTTCTCGCATAGTTTACGGGAATAAAGCTATCTATTGTAATACAGCGAAATTGAAACCAGGCGAGACGccggaataaaatataaaatatgaatccGGCTTATTACTTTCCCGCTACTTGCATCCGCTATTATTACTGTCCCCCTTTCTAACGTCGTAATCGTAGACGATCATTCCCTCTTGCACTTTTCTTCGctcctttcatttttatataccGCTCTCGATTCCTGACTCTTCGCTACGCCAACGAGTCTCGATCGCTGAACAGCGTGAATTCGTTTCGTACCCGGTAAAATACGTATTGCTCGTTTGCGAACTCGAACCGAACGAAAACGTGTCTTCGTGAAAAAGCGATTCTATTCTGTATTTTGGAAAACAAACTTTATTGCGGTATATAATACGATTGTCTCGATGTGTATAAAATACTCTTTATACGTGTAACGCTGTGTTAACGATCAACGATGGTAAACGTGTTCATTGAGGAAGATGAAGAGGCGTTGGATATAACGCGTGCTGTAAGAACTCGTTGTAAATACGATCATCGTACCTTTCTCTAACGTACGGAAGAAAACAATCGAACGATGGTTTAAACGGCTATTGTAAGCAGATCGCCGTTTTCCCTActttatcgtttctttttttatccacCATCGCCGTTTTCCCCTCAGCTGCTTCCATTATCCCAACGTATTACGAAACTCCGGCATATTGCTGCACTATCTTCGACCACTCCTTTGGATAGGTCCGTTGAATGTGTGAAAGGACCTTCTTGATCTGTCGTGTTTCCTCGGGGCTACATTGCGGGCAGGAGCCTCTCAAAACCAGTGGTGCTAAACCTGGATAACAACGCCTGGGTTAAATCGAATTCTGCTGGTaactttatagaaatttatcgGCAAAGTCTCCGAGGAAACACACGGCTCTCGAAATACGGATATAAATCCAACCTAAGCAATTCGACGACTCGCCGTCCGGAACAACGTGAACTTTCCCATAAAATGGATTTAATTCCGTGCAACGTTAACGTAACCATCGGAATCGAAGAAAATACCGATCAACGCGTTCCCTGCCGACTACTCGCGGcatcctttctctttttttcgatCCACGCGATCCATTGGAAAAATGCGCGCCGTACCGCGTTTCGTTCGGGACAATCGCGAAACCTTGGTTACCAGCAAGAGACAAGACGTCGCGAGTCGTACGTCATTGCCCGATGGATTTATACGCCCAACGAACACGTACTTTTCAAACGTCTTCCTACAGGATCGCAAGGAGCTTCGCCCAACGCGCACTTGAGTTGTCTCCTCAAGTAACGTTGGTCGCTCAGGGCCATATTTAGTTGCTCGTCGGAGACTCGAGATCTTGCAGTCTGTCCTTCTTCCGATTCTGCCATAACAGCGTAAACGAGCAAGGCACAGGCGACCAGCAGCAGCTGAAACATAGTTGGAGATAGTTAAGTGCTGCACACGGGGCTCTAAGTAAATAGACGTTACGGGAACTATCTTTAAAAGGTCGGGGCACTTTCCGCACATCTGGGCACGAAGCAATTAAGGAAATTCACGGTTAACGAGATTGAGTGGCGCCTATCCGATACGACGAGATAATGATACAATTCCAAGTTTCTAGATCGATCGATGTCGTTTATTTAATTGGTACACAGCGAGTCGCGTCGCGGAACGAAAGAGGAATCCAAAGTTCCCGTGACTCGTTGAAAGCAGGAAATTGAACTGGAATATAATAAAAGGATATAGGTAACGGATAGACCGAGCCAACGAGGACGAAGCGAATTGGCGGATGTTACCGCGGTAAAGGTCGGAACACACGAGTATACGTAGGGTGGAATAGCGAAAGGGGATAAGGAAAGGCTGGCTAGCTGTAGACTACGACTATACGCTGCCCTGGCGAAGCACGCCAAAGCAAACATAGCTAAACAAGCAGTAACCACCGTGAGTAACGAAGGCATGCGCGTACCTACGACTTTCGTTTGTTTGCTTCCGTTGGTCTGCCGACTCACCCCGGCTCCTATCAACACGCTTCCGTGTTTCGTTGCATCTCTACATTGTGTACGGCGACTGACTAACGAGTTGCCTTTTAAATTACTTCGTTCGCCTTCGTTCGCCGTTTTCCAGGGAACGGTGTGTTCGGTAACGATATCGACTCGAACGATAATACTATTTGCTTCGTCCGCGTAGCACGTGAGTTTGCCTTCGCGCGAAAGAACAGAGAGGAAAATTGTTCTCACCGTAATCCGGATTCTTTCTggcgaaagaaataaaatagcgaACGGAGTGGTCAAAGAAGTAGGTAATTCATTAATCTCTCGCCACAGGACCGGTCTATCCTCCGAGACTGTACGGTCCCATTTAAAACAGGAACGAAGTAAGAACTGGAACGAAGATAAAGCTTTGTGATCCGGTATTTTGTAGACTACGTAAATAGTCCCAGGGTAATTAATCTTTCCAACATAGTTTGTTATAAGTTTCCTCGAAGAATTGTACCTCGActtatttatgttatattttatttacttcgaACTATCGGTTATTTAAAACGAATGTTGTCATAtcctaatgataaaataatacgcTTATTAACAAACTTCTAAATTATACTATTGGATCGCATTCTGCCGAAAATAAGCAACTTCCCCGATATCTTTCAACGGTAACAGATATATCATAGCGACCATaaacgattcgatcgatcCGAGTTCCCGTCGTGCTTCATATTTGCGCGATCTTTTTTTTAGAAACGATCTTATTGTTAGCTTTGCTGCCGAATCGACCGATTGCTTGTCCATCTGAAAAGTATGGAGCTAGTGgatgaaagaggaagagaaacgtaaaaaatatttcggaTTAGATCGCAGCTGCTTGACAGATGAATATACTTTGGCAGTATATTCGGCATCCTATGCCCGACAcaccttctctttttttcattcttttgaCACCGGCCGTGACGAATATTTCAAAgttcgattttattttcgtcgcGCTGTACCTCTCCACTGCATGCACCTCCCTTGACGATCAACCTCGTTTTTAAACAACTCGCATCACAATCCGGAACACGCGgtccttctcttctttcctttttgtttcCCTCTTCGGTGTcgttttctactttttccaaTTACCCTCTCCCACCTCTTATCCTAAATTACTAGCGAATTTCGAGAATAGATTTCAAAATTGACATGAATCgcacgatttttcttccatttgtaCATCTTCAACGGTAATCTCTCATAGACCTGTTGtgtatatttcctttttaaatCAATTCCGACAGTATTTCGCATTTATTTCCTTCTGAATTACATTTACGCTTTGTATTAATTCTATCAAACTATATCAACCACTCTGACTTTCCTATCGTTTTCCATCGTTGGTAAATTTCTCGCTGCGGAGGGAAGATCAaggaaataacgaaataatcgTTACTAACGTACACGATTCTTCGTTGCAATTGCTTCgctagaaatttcattaaaacgttagtttattcgtttaaaCGAGAGTGAGATTCAGACGCAAGAATGTAAGAAACGCACAACGGGATTAGGTAAATTTGATCGTCACACAGAGGTAAGAAGCCTTTCAAGTCTTCTCCCTTTGtcgctataaaataaaatattcagcgATATCGCTGGTGATAACGAACAGTCGTCGACTTGCCAAAAGTTAAATCTCAAGGCTCGATCGGCCAACTTCGTGACTTTTCATTGGTTTCCCCTATCCGCTATAATCGGCTGAATACTTGAACAGGATCAACGGTGAGTTTCGATTTTCCTATAGGCGTGCTAATAATCGCGACGGTTCGGTAAATCACCACGTCGCTGTATATACACGATCAGGGATGATTTGTGGATTGGATGCCGGCTCTGGTACGTGCACGCAAACCGCTTACTTCCGCAAATCGATGTGGATTATAAGAATTATTGGCCGCTCTAAATGGCAAATGGGTGTGATATAGATTTTATTGCTGTCACGTCGGCTGTAACGATAGTAACCATAACGTTGTGGGTTATTACGTCCGAGCTAGACGATGCTGACGATTCCTCTCGTCCATGCATTCCGCGTAGATCCTACGTATAGCCCGTTAATTGTCGTCACAGTCTATGAATGATAATTCACCGCTTAAACGGGGGTTGCCTGGAAAACTCGTGCCATTTGTAGCCGTAATATTCCGTCGTAGTTATCGTGTACGCAAGCGCGCGAGCACGCGACTTTGCAAACCCCGTgtacgataaataataatttatcgttcGTATACGACTGGCCGAAATGCCGTGCTCTTTcagttattaaattaatttacaatcgCCTAGTTGTCGACTGGCATCCGATGGACAACGATTACACGACGACTTCGTGACTGCCGCTCGATATCGACGATGCACCGAATGAATCGTAATTCGCCGTACGGAGGAGAATACCGGCCAGTGTAAATATCGAATTGTAGCGAATTAACGGGTGCCATCCTCCTCCGCCGTTGAACGCGAATACCTCGCGAACACACGCAACGGGTGTAATGGAATTTCTCAATTCTCTTCGAAGCTTTCGAACAACGCTCAATACGATTTAGTTAGAACGATCGAGTTTTAAGTAGAACCAAACGACGAAAGAACCCTTTCCATCGGTTTGTTATTCCGTGCAGTTGCCGTTTCCATGCCATTGTTCGTGAACGTACGATTGCGACACgcataagttataacgttgCGACGCCTTCGATAAATGGATTTCGATTGGATCGCTGCAAAGCTGAGCTACGTGCCGGAACTTAATCATGTTTTTCCCGATTGACGGACCAAGAAAATATCAGGATCGATACGTTCGTCGCTTATCATCTTGCCCGATTTTTCGTTCGCTTCTTTTTCAATCGGAGGAAATAAACACGTTACAGCTGTTTTCAGATTGTATGGAAATATATcgcgaaagaaacgaacgaatacGCGCGCGCACTTAACCGATATCCTCTTTCCgacgaaataactggaaactCGTTGCCTCTTGACGTTTATTGGCTCTTTAATATCGCAAGGATTTCCACTGTTCGGCTCCGTCAGAGCCAGTCGCGAATTTTTTCCGAGAGCTCTTATCGTCCCGCGAAACGCGTATATACGTTAATCCAAACGGCACACGGTTCTGCGCTCTAGAAAACTGCTTTCTGTATCACGATACGCGTGTGCAATGGCACTTTCGATTCGCATCACGAAAATCTATCTAACGCGACGGTATCGTTGCGACTGCTCTGTCTCGAACAACGTATATTCGTTTCGGCGAGAATAGCGAGAATAGagctgtttaaaaaaaaatagcaaaaCGAAAGTTCGACGCGAGAAAGCAAACTCACGTGACCGATGTAAAATATCGATGCGAAACAACGTGCAATCGTAACCGATAAAGCGAGATTCTGGCAGAAAGGATTACCGCGGTAATGGGCCATTTAGGCAGAGTGCGATCGGTATTCTACGTACGTAGGCTTGATCGGGAAAAGTTAGAGGTACGTGACTTCGAAAACAGCGATAGCCCGTCTCGTCTTCTAAATATTCAAGATAGAGAAAGGCACGATCGGTGACGGTATCGAGTTCGCCGGTCGCGTACGGAGGCAACCACCCCTATGGGAGTACAGAGCGCGGATCCCGTGACGACGGGAATAGGGAGAGAAAGACAGCGGGAAACAGAGAGAGGCCCCTCTGGATACTGCGAAACTTTAAATCACCGGGCATACGTGTACATAGGGTGCGCGTGTATCTACCTGTTGCACGTTCGTCACTCACTCACCTTGATTGTCGAAGCCATGTCGGGACTCGTTGGTGCGCGATAGATTTCCTGATATGGCGCTCCTTTTCCAATCACGTGACGCGAAGATAAACGCTagatcgaagaaacgaagaggaGCCGTGTGCAACCGGCGGCTGTTCGCTGTAAGCTacagaaacgaaataaaacggAGAATAAAGGCTTACGATGTCCTTTCACCACGAAATCTCGGAACGCACTGGCCCGAATGTACCGTCCGTAGCCTTTCCTCCCCTTCTTCTCCCGATAAATACGAAAGTGTGTGTAGCGGCCGACGACGTGATGATATATACCGGTAGTTCTCCGTCTCCGGACACCTCTCTGTGTACCAGACGGTTACGAGGTAGGGGAAGCTGAGACGTGCGTGAGTGTGCGCCGTGCAAGTTGCACTTTTCTCCCCTTCGTTCTCGCTCTTGCACTTTGCTCGTTAAACTTCTTCCAAGCCGCTGCGCTTTCTTTGCTCGGCCGTTCGAATCGCGTCACTCGCCGCGCCACTTTACTCGCGTCTCTACGCGGCCGCTTTCCGACGCTTTCTTCCCAAACGTTTAACCTCTTTCTCGACCTTCTTCGCGTTCACGCGCCTTCCTATCTCGTgggcaagaaaaaaaaacccAATTCCCACGTGTTTGCTTTCTTTAAACTTTACGCGTTCCCTATAGTATTCGTCATCTTTCACGCGCAACCTTTCCAACAACGTCTAACAGCGTTGCACCACGACCGACCTCGATCATCCGTGCAGATTTATGGATTTAGTTTAATCTAGAAACTTGCATAGGCGACGACCCGCGTAACCGTCTGTTCTCCCAGGtcgtacatttttattttcatctccGCTATTAATTACTCGAGGTATCCTCGTCGAGGAAAACCCATATCGATCATGCCGCTCGTTAAAACCGGTTGCATCAGCGCTGTAACTAAATATTCTTTCAGTGTGCTCACTCGTTTGCTTCTTCCGCGTTATCCAGGAGGAAGGCTTCGATCATCGCGGACTATGCTTATTTCTGATTTCGAAACGACGCAAGTTGGATAACGTTTACGCCGAAGACCGGGCCCGGTGCGCTCTTGAAACGATCGAACCTTCGTTTTTCTAGGAAAATCGGGGGAACGAAGTCGCGC is part of the Bombus fervidus isolate BK054 chromosome 7, iyBomFerv1, whole genome shotgun sequence genome and harbors:
- the Csp2 gene encoding chemosensory protein 2 translates to MASTIKLLLVACALLVYAVMAESEEGQTARSRVSDEQLNMALSDQRYLRRQLKCALGEAPCDPVGRRLKSLAPLVLRGSCPQCSPEETRQIKKVLSHIQRTYPKEWSKIVQQYAGVS